The Scomber scombrus chromosome 22, fScoSco1.1, whole genome shotgun sequence genome has a window encoding:
- the lrrc4.1 gene encoding leucine-rich repeat-containing protein 4: protein MSLLGRVAVHRARKAALLCVVFLMARAWSSASLALAGAAVSQGPQGCPPQCSCSNQQGKVVCTRRGLTRVPPGIPANTRHLNLMENAIEAVQADSFRHLHHLEVLQLGRNAIRQIEVGAFNGLTSLNTLELFDNRLTVVPSGAFEYLSKLRELWLRNNPIESIPSYAFNRVPSLMRLDLGELRKLEYISEGAFEGLQNLKYLNLGMCNIKGDMPNLSPLKGLEELEISENNFPEIKPSSFKGLRSLKKLWVMNSQITVIERNAFDDLSSLVELNLAHNNLSAVPHDLFSPLRYLVELHLHHNPWNCGCEAVWLARWLREYIPSNSTCCGRCHSPASMRGRQLVEVDRGEGAATQCSAPFIADAPRDLNISAGRVAELRCRTAPMSSVRWLLPNGTILTHASSHLRISVLNDGTLNFSNVLAADTGTYTCMVSNAAGNSNASAYLNVSAPELNTSNLSYFTTVTVEVLGPTTEMPKPKTTTTTAAAAGAGVAGGGGVGQGTTTTTASPSVFQPVFISTPTVLLQSTDSPPGAAKPSVVPAVKGATGKPGKSGPSLDEMMKTTKIIIGCFVAVTMLAAVMLVAFYKLRKRHQQRSTVAAARTVEIIQVDEEDLPPPASAAQEAALSLPEIRDHNSIHKLDFISHKTDYSFHKPKAEYKPQPDFTLHKPKAEYTTYKPNMDFSSHKSMPDYSTHKSTPDFSLHRPKPDFSPFRQDFNTHKPKAEYSPFKPDFGTHPKTRTDYSPFKPDYSTHPRQKPDFSPFKRDYSTHPRPKPDYSPYKPDYSTQPKPKMDYSAQRSKPDSTYKPKDPYATHKTTTDYIAFKTDFSPHKADYSAFKSDFSPHTQRPKLDYSPHKVDYSPHKVDYSTLKPKYNTYKPTGHGAKWTDNNVGNSLPRTLPSTITAMAEPFVIKTHTKEKVQETQI from the exons ATGAGTCTCCTGGGGCGGGTAGCTGTGCATCGTGCCAGGAAAGCCGCCCTGCTCTGTGTAGTCTTCCTGATGGCGCGAGCGTGGAGCAGCGCCTCCCTGGCCTTGGCAGGGGCGGCGGTATCTCAAGGACCCCAGGGCTGTCCACCGCAGTGTTCCTGCAGTAATCAGCAGGGGAAGGTGGTGTGCACCCGACGTGGCCTCACTCGTGTGCCCCCCGGCATTCCTGCCAACACGCGACACCTCAATCTAATGGAAAACGCCATCGAGGCGGTGCAGGCTGACTCCTTTCGCCACCTGCACCACCTTGAGGTGCTCCAGCTTGGGCGAAATGCCATACGCCAGATTGAGGTGGGCGCGTTTAATGGACTAACCAGCCTCAACACACTGGAGTTGTTTGACAACCGGTTGACAGTGGTGCCCAGTGGGGCCTTTGAGTACCTGTCTAAATTAAgagaactgtggttgaggaacAACCCCATTGAGAGTATTCCCTCCTACGCCTTCAACCGGGTGCCCTCCCTCATGCGACTGGACTTGGGAGAGTTAAGGAAACTGGAGTACATCTCAGAAGGAGCTTTTGAGGGCCTACAAAACCTCAAGTACCTCAACCTGGGCATGTGCAACATAAAGGGTGATATGCCAAACCTGAGTCCTCTCAAGGGCCTGGAAGAGCTGGAGATATCTGAAAATAATTTCCCAGAGATTAAGCCAAGCTCCTTCAAAGGCCTGCGCTCTCTGAAAAAGCTATGGGTGATGAACTCTCAGATCACAGTAATAGAGCGCAATGCCTTTGACGACCTATCTTCACTGGTGGAGCTTAATCTTGCCCACAATAATCTGAGCGCTGTGCCACATGATCTGTTCTCCCCGCTCAGGTACCTGGTGGAGCTCCATCTCCACCATAACCCTTGGAACTGTGGCTGTGAGGCTGTATGGTTAGCACGCTGGCTAAGAGAGTATATCCCTAGCAACTCTACTTGCTGTGGACGCTGTCACTCACCTGCCAGCATGAGAGGTCGTCAGCTTGTTGAGGTGGACCGAGGTGAGGGAGCTGCAACCCAGTGTTCTGCCCCATTCATTGCTGATGCACCAAGGGACTTGAACATCTCAGCAGGACGAGTGGCTGAACTTCGCTGCCGCACAGCCCCAATGTCTTCAGTACGCTGGCTCCTACCCAATGGGACTATCCTGACACATGCCTCTAGTCATCTGAGAATATCAGTCCTCAATGATGGTACCCTTAATTTCTCAAATGTCCTGGCAGCAGACACTGGCACCTATACCTGCATGGTGTCCAATGCAGCCGGGAACTCTAATGCCTCGGCCTACCTCAATGTGAGTGCACCTGAGCTTAATACATCCAACTTGAGTTACTTTACCACGGTGACTGTGGAGGTCTTGGGGCCAACCACAGAGATGCCAAAACCTAAAACGACCACaaccacagctgctgctgcaggggCTGGAGtggctggaggaggaggggtaggCCAAGGGACAACAACCACAACTGCCTCTCCTTCCGTCTTTCAGCCAGTCTTCATCTCCACACCAACTGTGTTGTTGCAAAGCACTGACAGCCCACCAGGTGCAGCCAAGCCATCTGTGGTGCCAGCAGTCAAAGGTGCCACTGGAAAGCCCGGCAAATCTGGCCCAAGTCtggatgaaatgatgaaaactaCCAAGATAATAATAGGTTGCTTTGTGGCAGTTACAATGCTGGCTGCTGTCATGCTTGTCGCCTTCTACAAACTGAGGAAGCGCCACCAGCAGAGGAGCACAGTGGCAGCTGCCCGTACTGTGGAGATTATCCAGGTGGATGAGGAGGACCTTCCACCACCAGCGTCTGCAGCTCAAGAGGCGGCTCTTTCATTGCCTGAAATCCGGGACCATAACAGCATACACAAACTGGACTTTATCAGCCACAAGACTGACTACAGCTTTCACAAACCCAAGGCCGAATACAAACCCCAGCCTGATTTCACCCTTCACAAGCCGAAGGCTGAGTATACCACATATAAGCCAAATATGGACTTCAGTAGCCACAAATCCATGCCAGACTACAGCACTCACAAATCTACACCAGATTTTAGCCTTCATAGACCAAAGCCTGACTTCAGCCCATTTAGACAGGACTTTAACACTCACAAACCTAAAGCGGAATACAGCCCATTCAAACCGGACTTTGGCACCCACCCAAAAACTAGAACGGACTACAGCCCTTTCAAACCAGATTACAGCACTCATCCCAGACAGAAACCTGACTTCAGCCCATTCAAACGGGATTACA GCACTCACCCGAGACCTAAACCTGATTACAGCCCTTATAAGCCTGACTATAGCACTCAGCCTAAACCCAAAATGGACTACAGTGCCCAGAGATCTAAACCTGACAGTACCTACAAACCCAAGGACCCTTACGCCACCCACAAAACTACAACTGATTACATCGCCTTCAAGACCGACTTCAGCCCTCACAAAGCGGATTACAGCGCCTTTAAGTCTGATTTTAGTCCCCACACTCAGAGACCTAAACTTGATTACAGTCCGCACAAAGTGGACTACAGCCCCCATAAAGTGGACTACAGCACTCTAAAGCCCAAATATAACACCTATAAACCAACTGGCCATGGGGCTAAATGGACAGACAACAATGTTGGGAACTCTCTGCCTCGAACCTTGCCCAGCACCATCACAGCAATGGCTGAGCCCTTTGTCATAAAAACTCACACCAAGGAGAAGGTACAGGAGACTCAGATTTAA